The DNA segment GCTGGTAACGCTCAAAAGCTTCTTTGTAGCGCCCTTGCTCAAACAGGAAGCTACCGTAATTATTCAAAAACCGCGGGTCGTTGCTGCGCTCCGAAATCGCTTTGCGAAAATGCTCGTCAGCGAGTTCAGGCTCCATCTCGATCTGGAACAGCAACGCTAGTGCTGCGTGCGCATCGGCATTTGAGGGATCAAGCTGCAGGGCTTTCTTCAGGGGAACCTTTGCCTGCTCGGTTGAGCCTTGCTGCAGGTAGCCAATCCCAAGCTGGACGTAGGCATCACGCGCTTGGTCGCGGCCTTTACCGGTTTTCATCGGATCGACGTTGCCAGTGGACACGCAACCTACCAATAAGCTGGTGAAAAACAGAAGCAGCGCAGCGCGCAAGGTCATAGATATCCTACCTTCAGGTTCGGTTTACAGCGGTACGGGGCGTGTCAGCCTCGCTGCTCAGCTCGCGCACGGCAATGTAGCGCTCGCTACGCCGAGTACGGTCCATGACCTGACCGACCAACTGCCCGCAAGCTGCGTCAATGTCTTCGCCACGGGTCGTGCGTACGGTGACATTGTGCCCAGCCTTATACAGCAGGTCTTGGAAGCGACGAATGGCGTTGTTGCTCGGCCGCTCATAACCGGAAAAGGGGAAGGGATTAAACGGGATTAGATTGATCTTGCAAGGCACATCCTTGAGAAGTGCGATCATCTCCTCAGCATGCTCAGGCTTATCGTTCACATCTTTAAGCAAGGTGTATTCGATCGTCAGCACACGCTTCTCGCCAAGCCGTGCGACATAACGCTTGCAGGCAGCCAGCAACATCTCCAGCGGGTACTTCTTGTTGATCGGCACCAGCTTGTTGCGCAGTTCATCGTTAGGCGCGTGCAAAGAAAGCGCCAGAGATACGTCGATGACTTCGCCCAACTTGTCGATCATCGGCACCACGCCCGAAGTGGACAGGGTCACCTTGCGCTTGGAGATGCCATAACCGAGGTCATCCATCATCAGGTGCATGGCGGCGACCACATTATCGAAGTTCAGCAGCGGCTCGCCCATGCCCATCATCACCACGTTGGTGATGGCGCGATCGATCTTCGCCGGCACACTGCCGAACGACTTGTTGGCAATCCACACCTGGCCGATCACCTCGGCGGCAGTGAGATCGCTATTGAAACCTTGTTTACCGGTGGAGCAGAAACTGCAATCCAGCGCGCAACCGGCCTGTGAGGAAACACAGAGGGTGCCGCGATTGCCTTGCGGGATATACACGGTCTCGACACAGCTGCCAGACGCCACGCGGACGACCCATTTACGGGTACCGTCGGTGGAAATGTCTTCACTGACAACCTCTGGACCGCGAATCTCGGCGCAGGCCTTGAGCTTTTCGCGCAAGGCCTTGCCGACATTGCTCATGGCGTCGAAGTCATCGACGCCAAAGTGGTGAATCCACTTCATCACTTGACCGGCACGGAAACGCTTCTCCCCGATAGAGTCGAAGAACTGTTCCATTTCAGGCTGGGTCAGACCCAGTAGATTGATTTTGCCGGTAACTTCAGTCATGGCCTCACCCTCGCACGTTCGCCTT comes from the Pseudomonas cavernicola genome and includes:
- the pilW gene encoding type IV pilus biogenesis/stability protein PilW, translating into MTLRAALLLFFTSLLVGCVSTGNVDPMKTGKGRDQARDAYVQLGIGYLQQGSTEQAKVPLKKALQLDPSNADAHAALALLFQIEMEPELADEHFRKAISERSNDPRFLNNYGSFLFEQGRYKEAFERYQQAAQDNLYPERSRVFENLGMTALKLNKSDEAKKYFERSLRLNKRQPRALLEMAELSFEGKAYVPARDYYESFSALSEQNSRSLLLGSRLANIFEDRDKAASLGLQLKRLYPGTPEYQQYLSEQ
- the rlmN gene encoding 23S rRNA (adenine(2503)-C(2))-methyltransferase RlmN — translated: MTEVTGKINLLGLTQPEMEQFFDSIGEKRFRAGQVMKWIHHFGVDDFDAMSNVGKALREKLKACAEIRGPEVVSEDISTDGTRKWVVRVASGSCVETVYIPQGNRGTLCVSSQAGCALDCSFCSTGKQGFNSDLTAAEVIGQVWIANKSFGSVPAKIDRAITNVVMMGMGEPLLNFDNVVAAMHLMMDDLGYGISKRKVTLSTSGVVPMIDKLGEVIDVSLALSLHAPNDELRNKLVPINKKYPLEMLLAACKRYVARLGEKRVLTIEYTLLKDVNDKPEHAEEMIALLKDVPCKINLIPFNPFPFSGYERPSNNAIRRFQDLLYKAGHNVTVRTTRGEDIDAACGQLVGQVMDRTRRSERYIAVRELSSEADTPRTAVNRT